From a single Mycolicibacterium mengxianglii genomic region:
- a CDS encoding ROK family protein, whose protein sequence is MTAAISRKASPAKSLVGARGTKPRSSVHPLRTRHAIVAPALRIGDGASAAVFNAARMRGPIARDVIAQVTSLSIATVNRQVTALLEAGLLRERADLAASGAIGRPRVPVEVNHEPYLTLGVHIGVKTTSIVATDLLGRTLDVVETPTPRGAAGPALASLAGSARRYLARWHRRRPLWVGVAIGGAVDGKTGHVDHSRLGWTQAPVGPVLADALGMPVSVAAHVDAMAGAELLLGMRRFATPATTSLYVYARETVGYALVIGGGVHSPVSGPGTIANLPAQSELLGGTGQLESTVSDEAVLNAARRLGIVADGPSASVAHVLRAAREGSEAAQELLAERARVLGQAVALLRDLLNPDDLVVGGQAFTEYPEAMAEMEAAFAARSVMPARDIRVSAFGNRVQEAGAGIVSLGSLYTDPLSAMRRAASSARVLATPEASA, encoded by the coding sequence ATGACCGCAGCAATCTCTCGCAAGGCAAGCCCCGCCAAGAGCCTCGTCGGCGCCCGGGGCACCAAACCCCGCAGTTCGGTACACCCCCTGCGTACCCGGCACGCCATCGTGGCCCCCGCGCTCCGCATCGGTGACGGCGCCTCGGCCGCGGTGTTCAATGCCGCCAGGATGCGCGGCCCCATCGCCCGCGACGTCATCGCCCAAGTCACCTCCCTGTCCATCGCCACCGTCAATCGCCAGGTCACAGCGCTGCTGGAGGCCGGGCTGCTGCGGGAGCGCGCCGACCTGGCCGCCTCCGGTGCGATCGGCCGCCCCCGCGTTCCCGTCGAGGTCAACCACGAGCCGTATCTGACCCTGGGTGTGCACATCGGCGTCAAGACCACCAGCATCGTGGCCACCGACCTGTTGGGCCGCACCCTTGATGTCGTCGAAACGCCCACGCCGCGTGGCGCGGCGGGCCCGGCACTGGCCTCACTGGCCGGCAGCGCCCGCCGCTACCTGGCTCGCTGGCACCGGCGGCGGCCGCTGTGGGTCGGTGTGGCCATCGGCGGCGCGGTCGACGGCAAGACCGGACACGTCGACCATTCGCGCCTGGGCTGGACGCAGGCACCCGTGGGCCCGGTCCTCGCCGACGCGCTGGGTATGCCGGTGTCGGTGGCCGCGCACGTCGACGCCATGGCCGGTGCCGAATTGCTGTTGGGGATGCGGAGATTCGCCACTCCGGCGACCACCAGCCTGTACGTGTACGCCCGGGAGACGGTGGGCTACGCCCTGGTGATCGGCGGCGGTGTGCACAGCCCGGTCAGCGGCCCCGGAACGATCGCCAACCTTCCGGCGCAGTCTGAGTTGCTCGGCGGCACAGGGCAATTGGAATCCACCGTCAGTGACGAAGCGGTGCTCAACGCGGCCCGGCGGCTCGGCATCGTCGCCGACGGCCCCAGCGCATCGGTGGCCCACGTGCTGCGTGCCGCCCGCGAAGGCAGCGAAGCAGCACAGGAGTTGCTGGCCGAACGCGCCCGTGTGCTCGGCCAAGCAGTGGCACTGCTGCGTGACCTGCTCAACCCCGACGATCTGGTGGTCGGCGGACAGGCGTTCACCGAGTACCCCGAGGCCATGGCGGAGATGGAAGCGGCCTTCGCCGCCCGCTCCGTGATGCCCGCCCGGGACATCCGGGTCAGTGCCTTCGGCAACCGCGTTCAAGAAGCCGGGGCAGGCATCGTCTCCCTCGGCAGCCTCTACACCGACCCGCTCTCGGCGATGCGTCGCGCCGCCAGCAGTGCCCGGGTGCTGGCGACGCCGGAAGCCTCTGCCTGA
- a CDS encoding SDR family NAD(P)-dependent oxidoreductase — protein sequence MTTSSSSDATAPAGTDGRRVAVVTGASSGIGEATAKVLAALGFHVVAVARRADRIQALAAEIGGTAVVADVTDDVAVAELVAQLPGPVSVLINNAGGAKGLAPVAEADLEHWRWMWETNVLGTLRVTRALLDKLIESGDGLIVTVTSIAAFETYDGGAGYTGAKHAQGALHRTLRGELLGKPVRLTEIAPGAVETEFSLVRFEGDQDRADKVYQGITPLVAEDVAEVIGFVASRPSHVDLDTIVIRPRDQAPHGRFNRQA from the coding sequence ATGACGACTTCATCCTCTTCCGACGCCACCGCACCCGCCGGTACCGACGGCCGCCGCGTGGCCGTGGTGACCGGCGCCAGTTCCGGTATCGGCGAAGCAACCGCGAAAGTCCTTGCTGCCCTTGGTTTTCACGTGGTAGCAGTGGCCCGCAGAGCGGACCGCATCCAGGCCTTGGCAGCAGAGATCGGCGGCACCGCCGTTGTGGCCGACGTCACAGACGATGTCGCGGTCGCGGAGTTGGTCGCACAGCTGCCCGGACCTGTCTCGGTGCTGATCAACAATGCCGGCGGCGCCAAGGGCCTCGCTCCCGTCGCCGAGGCCGACCTCGAGCACTGGCGGTGGATGTGGGAGACCAACGTGCTGGGGACCCTGCGGGTCACCCGGGCACTGCTGGACAAGCTGATCGAGTCCGGCGACGGCCTGATCGTCACCGTCACCTCGATCGCGGCGTTCGAGACCTACGACGGTGGAGCGGGTTACACCGGAGCCAAGCATGCCCAGGGGGCGCTGCACCGCACGCTGCGCGGGGAACTTCTGGGGAAACCGGTGCGGCTCACCGAGATCGCGCCCGGAGCGGTCGAGACGGAGTTCTCCCTGGTGCGCTTCGAGGGCGACCAGGACCGTGCCGACAAGGTGTACCAGGGCATCACGCCGCTGGTGGCCGAGGATGTGGCCGAGGTGATCGGCTTCGTCGCGTCCCGGCCGTCCCACGTCGACCTGGACACCATCGTCATCCGGCCCCGCGACCAGGCGCCGCACGGCCGCTTCAACCGGCAGGCCTGA